The Cetobacterium sp. ZOR0034 genome has a segment encoding these proteins:
- a CDS encoding conjugal transfer protein TraD, with translation MKTVMKDKTELEILEEKKEKLDLKIKQHKRTQSNRKLRARHLIEVGALLEVAEIDQENKNTLLGYFINYKKISNEEKEILKIQGKELLEKRKLERVSKKEKLKRSLTNIEIQELLKLSQTNNIFEVITKEFKKKLLEHLTFEEYQILIKRFN, from the coding sequence ATGAAAACAGTTATGAAAGATAAAACAGAATTAGAAATTTTGGAAGAAAAAAAAGAAAAGTTAGATTTAAAAATAAAGCAGCATAAAAGAACTCAAAGTAATAGAAAACTTAGAGCAAGACATTTAATTGAAGTTGGAGCTTTACTTGAAGTTGCAGAAATAGATCAAGAAAATAAAAATACGTTACTTGGCTATTTTATTAATTACAAAAAAATCTCAAATGAGGAAAAAGAAATTTTAAAAATTCAAGGAAAAGAATTACTTGAAAAGAGAAAACTTGAAAGAGTTTCTAAAAAAGAAAAACTAAAAAGAAGTTTAACCAATATAGAAATTCAAGAATTATTAAAGTTATCACAAACAAATAATATATTTGAAGTTATAACCAAAGAATTTAAAAAAAAATTATTAGAACATTTAACATTTGAAGAATATCAAATTTTAATTAAAAGATTTAATTGA
- a CDS encoding N-acetylmuramoyl-L-alanine amidase has protein sequence MKIISKSYLLLSIGKELNELLKGCNLDIKFTRLSNTYLSLSERTKIANNFKADYFLSIHINSASDKTVRGVEVWQYSNNNEKLNKFSNGLCSDVSKILNIRNRGLKLSKELSVLRNTTMPAALIEVDFISNAQAEKDLKVNANIKTIAIAIKNNLMKLFELEVSTNDTLYKVCIGAYRDKNNALNQVKLAKDKGFKDTYII, from the coding sequence ATGAAGATTATATCAAAGTCTTACCTATTGCTATCTATAGGAAAGGAACTTAATGAATTACTGAAAGGTTGTAACCTTGATATCAAGTTTACAAGGCTATCTAATACTTATCTTTCATTATCTGAAAGGACCAAGATAGCAAATAATTTTAAAGCAGATTATTTTTTATCAATTCATATTAATTCAGCTAGTGATAAAACTGTAAGAGGTGTTGAAGTCTGGCAATATTCAAATAATAATGAGAAGCTTAATAAATTTTCTAATGGCTTATGTAGTGATGTATCAAAGATTCTTAACATTAGAAATAGAGGTTTGAAGCTAAGTAAGGAGCTCTCAGTTTTAAGAAATACAACAATGCCTGCTGCATTAATTGAAGTAGATTTCATTTCAAATGCTCAGGCGGAAAAAGATTTAAAAGTTAATGCTAATATTAAGACGATAGCTATAGCTATTAAAAATAATTTAATGAAATTATTTGAGTTAGAAGTATCTACAAATGATACTTTGTATAAGGTTTGTATTGGGGCTTATCGTGATAAAAATAATGCTTTAAATCAAGTTAAATTGGCTAAGGATAAAGGTTTTAAGGATACATATATAATTTAA